Proteins encoded in a region of the Schistocerca serialis cubense isolate TAMUIC-IGC-003099 chromosome 6, iqSchSeri2.2, whole genome shotgun sequence genome:
- the LOC126485055 gene encoding prostatic spermine-binding protein-like → MLIQVEGSVPRSGGGGDDDGDDDDDDDYDSPLTLHTLEDGLMPIQVEGSGLRAGGGSDDDEDDDDDDDDYNSPLTLHTLEDGLMPIQVEGSGPRSGGGGDDDDDDKDDDDDYISPFTLDTLEDGLMPIQVGGSGPRSGGGDDDDDNDDNDDYNSLLTSHRNEN, encoded by the coding sequence ATGCTGATACAGGTGGAAGGGTCTGTTCCCCGAAGTGGTGGTggaggtgatgatgatggtgatgacgatgatgacgatgattacgATTCTCCATTAACATTACATACTCTCGAAGATGGATTGATGCCGATACAGGTGGAGGGGTCTGGTCTCCGTGCTGGTGGTggaagtgatgatgatgaagatgatgacgatgatgatgacgattacaATTCTCCATTAACATTACATACCCTTGAAGATGGATTGATGCCGATACAGGTGGAAGGGTCTGGTCCCCGAAGTGGTGgtggaggtgatgatgatgatgatgataaagatgatgatgatgattacatttCTCCATTTACATTAGATACCCTCGAAGATGGCTTGATGCCAATACAAGTGGGAGGGTCTGGTCCCCGAAGTGGtggtggagatgatgatgatgataatgatgataatgatgattacaATTCCCTATTAACATCACATAGAAACGAAAATTGA
- the LOC126485056 gene encoding protein qua-1-like translates to MPIQVEGSGPRSGGGGDDDDDDDDDDDDDYDSPLTLHTLEDGLTPIQVEGAGLRSGGGGDDDDDDDDDDDDDDDDYDFSINIAYPRRRIDADTGGRVEGFGTRSGGGGDDDDDDVDDDNDYDSPLTVHTLGDGLMLIQVEGSGPRSGGEGDDDDDYDDDNSLLTSHTLEHELMPIQVEGSGPRNDGGDGLMPIQEEGSGPRSGSGGDDDDDDDINYDSPLTLHTLEDGLTPIQVEGSGSHSGGGGVDDNIDDNDYDSPLTLHILGLMPIQVDGPGPRSGGRSCPRSDGGYDDDDDDDDDDDDDYDSPLTLRTLKDGLMPIQVEGSGPRSGAGGDDDDDDDDDDDDDDYDSPLSLHSLEAGLMPIQVKGSGTQSDGGGDDDDDDKDDDDDDYISPFTLDTLEDGLMPIQVEGGGEGDDDDDVDDDDDDDYGSPLTLLKLENGLMPIQVEGSGPRSGGGGDDDDDDDDDDDDDDDYDSPLTLHILEEGLMPIQVEGSGPRCGGGGDVDDDYDDDGSLLTLHSTEHGLMLIQVEGSGPQSGG, encoded by the exons ATGCCGATACAGGTGGAAGGGTCTGGTCCCCGAAGTGGTGgtggaggagatgatgatgatgatgatgatgatgatgatgacgatgattacgATTCTCCATTAACATTACATACCCTCGAAGATGGATTAACGCCGATACAGGTGGAAGGGGCTGGTCTCCGAAGTGGTGgtggaggagatgatgatgatgatgatgatgatgatgatgatgatgatgacgatgattacgATTTCTCCATTAACATTGCATATCCTCGAAGAAGGATTGATGCCGATACAGGTGGAAGG GTGGAAGGGTTTGGTACCCGCAGTGGTGgtggaggtgatgatgatgatgatgatgttgatgatgacaaTGATTACGATTCTCCATTAACAGTACATACCCTCGGAGATGGATTGATGCTGATACAGGTGGAAGGGTCTGGTCCCCGAAGTGGTGgtgaaggtgatgatgatgatgattacgatgatgaCAATTCTCTATTAACATCTCATACCCTCGAACATGAATTGATGCCAATACAGGTGGAAGGGTCTGGTCCCCGAAATGATGGTGGAG ATGGATTGATGCCAATACAGGAGGAAGGGTCTGGTCCTCGAAGTGGTTCgggaggtgatgatgatgatgatgatgacattaatTACGATTCTCCATTAACATTACATACCCTCGAAGATGGATTAACGCCGATACAGGTGGAAGGATCTGGTTCCCATAGTGGTGGTGGAGGAGTTGATGATAATATTGATGACAATGATTACGACTCTCCATTAACATTACATATCCTCGGATTGATGCCGATACAGGTGGACGGGCCTGGTCCCCGAAGTGGTG GCAGGTCTTGTCCTCGAAGTGATGGTggttatgacgatgatgatgatgatgatgatgatgatgacgatgattacgATTCTCCATTAACATTACGTACCCTCAAAGACGGATTGATGCCGATACAGGTGGAAGGGTCTGGTCCCCGAAGTGGTGCtggaggtgatgatgatgatgatgatgatgatgatgatgatgacgatgattacgATTCTCCATTATCATTACATTCCCTCGAGGCTGGATTGATGCCGATACAGGTGAAAGGGTCTGGTACCCAAAGTGATGgtggaggtgatgatgatgatgatgataaagatgatgatgatgatgattacatttCTCCATTTACATTAGATACCCTCGAAGATGGCTTGATGCCGATACAGGTGGAAGG TGGTGGTgaaggtgatgacgatgatgatgttgatgatgatgatgatgatgattacggttCTCCATTAACACTACTTAAGCTCGAGAATGGATTGATGCCGATACAGGTGGAAGGGTCTGGTCCCCGAAGTGGTGgtggaggagatgatgatgatgatgatgatgatgatgatgatgatgacgatgattacgATTCTCCATTAACATTGCATATCCTTGAAGAAGGATTGATGCCGATACAGGTGGAAGGGTCTGGTCCCCGATGTGGTGGTGGAGGTGATGttgatgatgattacgatgatgaCGGTTCTCTACTAACATTACATAGCACCGAACATGGATTGATGCTGATACAGGTGGAAGGGTCTGGACCCCAAAGTGGTGGttga